From Desulforhopalus sp., one genomic window encodes:
- the cbiE gene encoding precorrin-6y C5,15-methyltransferase (decarboxylating) subunit CbiE encodes MTRIFVIGIAEEQLATWQEQLLQQCTLIIGAERYSEMIPGFSDRYLSITPLQGALIKIREALPHGKVAILASGDPLFYGIGRRLLSEFPQEKIELFPALSSVQRACALFRIPWDDARITSLHGRTTSHLPGLLLGHAKHLILTDAANSPDFLAGQILDYLQAIGEQELPAAIRMLVAEDIGLSTERITSCSLDEARSQRFSAMNVICLLIPGAALSIPEYRLGLTEEIIHHSRGLITKNEVRAATLHQLRLPETGVLWDVGAGSGSLSIEAARANPRLTVFAIEQKDEELANIKKNIVKFRCFNIVAVPGRAPEALAGLPDPQRVFIGGSGGALPAIIPAVAARLAEGGILVVNGVAQKTIDTAPGLLRAAGFTVQSATVQVSRTDPHGNTIHFNPISIMTGSR; translated from the coding sequence ATGACTAGGATCTTCGTCATCGGCATTGCCGAGGAACAGCTGGCGACCTGGCAGGAGCAACTCCTCCAGCAGTGCACCTTGATTATCGGGGCAGAGCGATATAGCGAAATGATCCCCGGCTTTTCCGACCGGTACCTGAGTATCACTCCGCTGCAGGGCGCCCTGATAAAGATCCGCGAGGCGCTACCCCACGGCAAGGTAGCGATCCTGGCGAGCGGCGATCCCCTTTTTTACGGTATCGGCCGCCGCCTGCTGAGCGAATTCCCGCAGGAGAAGATTGAATTATTCCCGGCCTTATCCTCGGTACAACGGGCCTGCGCCCTGTTCCGCATCCCCTGGGATGATGCCAGGATTACCAGCCTGCATGGCCGGACCACCAGCCATCTGCCCGGCCTGCTGCTCGGCCACGCCAAACACCTTATCCTGACCGATGCCGCCAACAGCCCGGACTTCCTGGCCGGGCAGATCCTCGACTATCTGCAGGCCATAGGCGAGCAGGAACTGCCGGCCGCCATCAGAATGCTGGTCGCCGAAGATATCGGCCTATCAACAGAGAGAATCACTTCATGCAGCCTTGATGAGGCCAGGTCGCAGCGGTTTTCCGCCATGAACGTCATATGCCTTCTGATACCTGGCGCCGCACTCAGCATCCCGGAATACCGCCTCGGCCTGACAGAGGAGATAATACATCATAGTCGCGGCCTGATCACCAAGAACGAGGTACGGGCGGCGACCCTTCACCAGCTGCGCCTGCCGGAAACCGGGGTATTGTGGGATGTCGGGGCCGGTAGCGGCTCGCTGTCCATCGAGGCGGCGCGCGCCAATCCACGGCTGACAGTCTTCGCCATCGAACAAAAGGACGAAGAATTGGCAAACATCAAAAAGAATATTGTCAAATTCCGCTGTTTCAATATAGTAGCGGTTCCCGGCAGGGCCCCGGAGGCCCTGGCCGGGCTCCCTGACCCGCAACGGGTCTTTATCGGCGGCAGCGGCGGGGCACTTCCGGCCATCATCCCGGCGGTTGCCGCCCGGCTTGCCGAGGGTGGCATCCTGGTGGTCAACGGGGTGGCACAAAAGACCATCGACACCGCCCCCGGGCTGTTGCGGGCGGCGGGCTTTACCGTCCAGAGCGCAACCGTCCAGGTATCGCGCACCGATCCACACGGAAATACCATACATTTCAATCCAATATCCATCATGACAGGAAGCCGATGA
- the cobJ gene encoding precorrin-3B C(17)-methyltransferase, giving the protein MEKCNHGNRPGSLFVVGTGPGSVKQMTLAACDALNQAEVIIGYKTYLDLIPDFLTGKEVVSSEMMKEVERCRLALTTAESGKDVALVSGGDPGIYAMAGLVYELAKETDSPCRIEIIPGIAAINGCAARLGAPLMHDFAAVSLSDLLTPWEVIEKRLTAVAMADFVTAIYNPRSKKRTGQIIRAREIFLAHRSPDTPVGIVTAASRDNETVVITTLGKMLDCEIGMQSTVIIGNSQTYTWKELMITPRGYRDKYQL; this is encoded by the coding sequence ATGGAAAAATGTAACCATGGCAATCGCCCGGGCAGCCTTTTCGTTGTCGGAACCGGACCCGGATCAGTAAAGCAAATGACCCTTGCGGCCTGCGACGCCCTCAACCAGGCTGAAGTCATCATCGGCTATAAGACCTATCTTGATCTGATCCCGGACTTTCTGACCGGCAAGGAGGTGGTTTCCTCGGAGATGATGAAGGAGGTCGAGCGCTGCCGCTTAGCCCTCACCACCGCTGAATCGGGGAAAGATGTTGCTCTAGTGTCCGGCGGCGACCCCGGCATCTACGCCATGGCCGGCCTGGTGTACGAACTGGCCAAAGAAACCGACTCGCCCTGCAGGATCGAGATCATTCCAGGCATCGCCGCCATCAACGGCTGCGCCGCCCGCCTCGGAGCGCCACTGATGCACGACTTTGCCGCAGTCAGCCTCTCCGACCTGCTCACCCCCTGGGAGGTCATCGAAAAGCGGCTCACCGCTGTTGCCATGGCCGATTTCGTCACCGCCATCTACAATCCGCGCTCCAAGAAGCGCACCGGCCAGATCATCCGCGCCCGGGAGATCTTTCTTGCCCATCGCTCGCCCGACACCCCGGTCGGCATCGTCACCGCCGCCAGCCGCGACAACGAGACGGTCGTCATCACCACTCTTGGCAAGATGCTCGATTGCGAGATCGGCATGCAATCCACCGTCATCATCGGCAACAGCCAGACCTATACCTGGAAGGAGCTGATGATCACTCCCCGCGGCTACCGGGACAAATATCAGCTATAA
- the cbiD gene encoding cobalt-precorrin-5B (C(1))-methyltransferase CbiD, which translates to MGKRLRSGFTTGACAAAAAKAATLALMEGLCPEEIAIPFPDGSRKTFRVHTCRTTEGGAIASIIKDAGDDPDVTNGAEIIASVSTGRKRLGAGNCVLLGNIRLCRGEGVGQVTKPGLAVAVGEPAINPIPRQMIRQAVQEVTGGEKITVIISVAGGEELAKKTLNSRLGITGGLSILGTTGIVRPISADAWTATIKASLDVAKEAGLTEVVLSTGRTSEKGAQQLLKLPEEAYAMMGDYLEFSLKEAAQRAFATVHLAGMWAKVMKAALAIPQTHVRHGALEVADGVGLLASLGAAGELLGKIEGANTAREMYDHLEAADRQDLILAVCRKAREYCQGVTGGAVHVYLVNHKADLIAHD; encoded by the coding sequence ATGGGTAAACGTCTCCGCAGCGGTTTTACCACCGGCGCCTGCGCGGCAGCCGCGGCCAAGGCAGCAACCCTTGCCCTCATGGAGGGGCTCTGCCCGGAGGAAATCGCCATCCCCTTCCCCGACGGCAGCCGCAAGACCTTTCGGGTACATACCTGCAGGACCACCGAGGGTGGCGCCATCGCCTCCATTATCAAGGACGCCGGAGACGACCCTGATGTCACCAACGGCGCCGAGATTATCGCCAGCGTCAGCACCGGCCGCAAGCGGCTCGGCGCCGGCAACTGCGTACTCCTTGGCAATATCCGGCTATGCCGGGGCGAGGGTGTCGGTCAGGTCACCAAACCGGGCCTGGCCGTTGCGGTCGGCGAACCGGCCATCAATCCGATACCCCGGCAGATGATCCGCCAGGCGGTGCAAGAGGTTACCGGCGGTGAAAAGATTACCGTGATCATCTCGGTTGCCGGCGGCGAGGAATTGGCGAAAAAGACCCTCAACAGCCGACTGGGCATCACCGGCGGCCTGTCGATTCTCGGTACCACCGGCATCGTCCGGCCAATCTCCGCCGACGCCTGGACCGCCACCATCAAGGCCTCCCTTGATGTCGCAAAAGAAGCGGGCCTTACCGAGGTGGTACTGTCCACCGGCCGGACCTCCGAGAAGGGCGCCCAGCAGCTTCTCAAGCTGCCGGAAGAGGCCTATGCGATGATGGGCGATTATCTGGAATTCTCCCTGAAGGAGGCGGCGCAGCGGGCCTTTGCCACGGTGCACCTTGCCGGAATGTGGGCGAAAGTCATGAAGGCGGCCCTTGCCATCCCGCAGACCCATGTACGGCATGGCGCCCTGGAGGTGGCCGACGGGGTCGGTCTTTTGGCAAGCCTTGGCGCCGCAGGAGAGCTGCTTGGCAAGATCGAAGGTGCCAATACCGCAAGAGAGATGTACGACCACCTCGAAGCAGCCGACAGACAGGATCTGATCCTAGCGGTATGCCGCAAGGCCCGGGAATACTGCCAGGGGGTAACCGGCGGCGCGGTGCACGTCTATCTGGTAAATCATAAAGCCGACCTCATCGCCCATGACTAG
- the cobM gene encoding precorrin-4 C(11)-methyltransferase, translating to MNVADNLFTSGIPPRHMVHFVGAGPGDPELITVKGQRLLREADLVIFTGSLVPRSLIEGLTAEIHDSAGMNLDEVFALILAAWQDGKRVVRLHTGDPSIYGAINEQITLLRDHAIPFTVVPGVSSGTASAAALGTELTLPEVSQTVIFTRRGGRTPVPEGENLSSLAGHQATMMIFLSVGMIDEVVADLIAGGYPPDTPVAIVEKVSWPDERQLRGTLASIAGQVKEASITKTAIIAVGRVLADGPPPALSKLYDRSFTHGYRQGSGE from the coding sequence ATGAACGTAGCAGATAACTTGTTTACCTCAGGAATTCCACCCCGCCACATGGTCCATTTTGTCGGGGCCGGGCCTGGCGATCCGGAGCTGATCACCGTCAAGGGCCAGCGCCTCCTGCGGGAAGCCGATCTGGTTATTTTTACCGGCAGCCTCGTGCCGCGTTCCCTTATTGAAGGCCTCACCGCGGAGATCCACGATTCGGCGGGGATGAACCTCGATGAGGTCTTTGCCCTCATCCTTGCGGCCTGGCAGGACGGCAAACGCGTGGTCCGCCTGCACACCGGCGACCCGTCGATCTACGGGGCGATCAATGAACAGATTACCCTGCTGCGCGACCATGCCATCCCCTTCACTGTCGTCCCCGGAGTCAGTTCTGGAACCGCCTCGGCGGCGGCCCTCGGCACCGAGTTGACCCTGCCGGAGGTGTCGCAGACGGTCATCTTTACCAGACGCGGCGGCAGAACGCCGGTTCCTGAGGGCGAAAACCTCAGCTCCCTTGCCGGCCATCAGGCGACGATGATGATCTTTCTCAGCGTCGGCATGATCGACGAGGTGGTCGCCGACCTCATCGCCGGTGGCTATCCGCCCGATACCCCGGTTGCCATTGTCGAGAAGGTCAGCTGGCCTGACGAAAGGCAGCTGCGCGGTACCCTGGCAAGCATTGCCGGCCAAGTGAAAGAGGCTAGCATCACCAAAACGGCGATCATCGCCGTTGGCAGGGTCCTGGCCGATGGCCCGCCACCGGCCCTGTCAAAGCTCTACGACCGCAGCTTTACCCACGGCTATCGCCAGGGTAGCGGCGAGTAA
- a CDS encoding cobalamin biosynthesis protein, translating into MNVAIVAITQGGKKLAQELVARLEGASLLHQAEEQKIAELIAANWQRFDGLVCIMATGIVVRAIAPLLQGKHTDPCVIVMDERGQHAVSLLSGHLGGGNELARKVAALTGGTPVITTASDTLHLAALDLWAKAQALVPPSRQKLTAAAALLVNRGELRLYTDETVISLPPGLIRVDEAAQADIIVSASTGFAGETTIFRPRNLVIGVGCNRGTPKAEFEAALTELLSALRLDVACIRNLASIDKKDDEPGLLQFAAGHGWQVDFFPGEQINTLHNLAISFAALQAVGAIGVAEPAALLSAGSNHLLSRKRKWKNVTMAIARAAFSLSEPDPDQ; encoded by the coding sequence ATGAACGTCGCCATTGTCGCCATAACCCAGGGCGGTAAAAAATTGGCCCAGGAACTTGTCGCCCGCCTTGAGGGAGCATCCCTCCTCCACCAGGCCGAGGAGCAAAAAATTGCCGAGCTCATCGCCGCCAACTGGCAGCGTTTTGACGGCCTGGTATGTATCATGGCTACCGGCATTGTCGTCCGGGCCATCGCGCCGCTGCTCCAGGGTAAACACACCGACCCTTGCGTCATCGTCATGGATGAGAGGGGTCAACATGCCGTTAGCCTCCTGTCCGGACACCTCGGCGGCGGCAACGAGCTGGCCCGCAAGGTGGCGGCACTGACCGGTGGGACGCCGGTCATCACCACCGCCTCCGACACCCTGCATCTTGCCGCCCTCGATCTCTGGGCGAAGGCGCAGGCCCTGGTACCCCCCAGCCGGCAGAAGCTTACTGCAGCAGCAGCCCTTTTAGTCAACCGCGGCGAGTTACGCCTCTATACCGACGAGACGGTGATCTCCCTGCCGCCAGGGCTAATCCGGGTGGACGAAGCCGCACAGGCTGATATTATCGTCTCGGCATCAACCGGCTTTGCCGGAGAAACGACGATCTTCCGCCCCCGCAATCTGGTGATCGGTGTTGGCTGCAACCGGGGCACCCCGAAGGCAGAGTTCGAGGCGGCCCTGACCGAATTACTATCGGCTCTCCGCCTCGACGTGGCCTGCATCCGCAACCTCGCCTCCATCGACAAAAAAGACGACGAACCGGGCCTTCTACAATTTGCCGCCGGGCACGGCTGGCAGGTTGATTTCTTCCCCGGCGAACAAATAAATACCCTTCACAACCTAGCAATATCCTTTGCCGCACTGCAGGCGGTCGGCGCCATCGGCGTCGCCGAACCGGCCGCCCTCCTCAGCGCGGGCAGCAATCATCTTCTCAGCAGGAAAAGAAAATGGAAAAATGTAACCATGGCAATCGCCCGGGCAGCCTTTTCGTTGTCGGAACCGGACCCGGATCAGTAA
- a CDS encoding cobyrinate a,c-diamide synthase, with product MSNSTVPSFIVSGTSSGSGKTTVALGLMAALRARGLRVQPFKCGPDFIDPGLHQLVTGTVSRNLDLWMCGEAFTRATFQRHSRGAGVAVIEGVMGMFDGGLSSSGILAKTLKLPGILVLDVRSMAESAAAIVKGFETLLPEAAPKGVILNRIASDRHLQLVREAIEEHCQAEVLGYLPRTLEFSIPSRHLGLLTSDEAPLSPEAIQLLADTVARHIDLDRILSLCAQVEIRAGDDLPVPPARPCRIAVARDRAFCFYYEDNLDLLRRAGAELIFFSPVIDEKLPEGIDGMYLGGGYPELYAEQLSKNEAMRESIRQWIEGDGPVYAECGGFMYLTEGIVDGQGAFHPMVGAFPVRARMQEKRASLGYREVRTTAPSCFGPAGTVMRGHEFHYSNIDPMPADIARIYEITSGAVGKEGYAYRRVLGGYMHLHFGFAPQVASEFINYCLE from the coding sequence ATGAGCAACTCGACTGTCCCGTCATTTATCGTCTCCGGAACGTCCAGCGGCTCGGGCAAGACCACCGTGGCCCTTGGCCTGATGGCGGCGCTGCGGGCACGGGGCCTGCGCGTCCAGCCCTTTAAATGCGGCCCGGACTTCATCGACCCCGGCCTGCATCAGCTGGTCACCGGCACGGTGTCGCGCAACCTCGACCTGTGGATGTGCGGTGAGGCCTTCACCCGCGCAACCTTCCAGCGCCATAGTCGGGGCGCGGGCGTTGCCGTTATCGAGGGAGTCATGGGCATGTTCGACGGCGGCCTGTCGTCCTCCGGCATCCTCGCTAAGACCCTCAAGCTGCCGGGGATTCTCGTCCTCGACGTGCGCTCCATGGCCGAGAGCGCCGCGGCAATCGTCAAGGGTTTTGAGACCTTGCTGCCTGAGGCGGCGCCGAAGGGCGTGATTCTCAACCGCATCGCCAGCGACCGTCACCTGCAGCTGGTGCGGGAGGCCATTGAGGAACACTGCCAGGCCGAGGTCCTCGGCTACCTGCCGCGCACCCTGGAATTCTCCATCCCCAGCAGGCATTTAGGCCTTTTAACGAGCGACGAGGCACCGCTTAGCCCAGAGGCGATACAACTCCTCGCCGATACGGTTGCCCGGCATATCGACCTGGATAGAATTTTATCCCTCTGCGCCCAGGTCGAGATCAGGGCCGGTGATGATTTACCGGTTCCACCGGCACGACCATGCCGAATAGCAGTTGCCAGAGACCGGGCCTTCTGTTTTTATTACGAGGACAATCTCGACCTGCTGCGAAGAGCCGGGGCAGAGCTGATATTTTTTAGCCCGGTGATCGATGAAAAGCTTCCGGAGGGTATCGATGGTATGTATCTCGGCGGCGGCTACCCAGAACTCTATGCCGAACAGCTGAGTAAAAACGAAGCGATGCGCGAATCCATCCGTCAATGGATCGAGGGCGACGGGCCGGTCTACGCCGAATGCGGCGGCTTCATGTATCTGACCGAGGGTATTGTTGACGGCCAAGGGGCCTTCCATCCCATGGTCGGCGCCTTTCCGGTCCGGGCAAGGATGCAGGAGAAGCGGGCAAGCCTTGGCTACCGCGAGGTCCGCACCACAGCCCCCAGCTGTTTCGGGCCGGCGGGGACGGTCATGCGCGGCCATGAATTTCATTATTCGAACATCGACCCGATGCCCGCAGACATTGCCCGGATCTACGAGATAACCAGCGGCGCAGTGGGCAAAGAAGGCTACGCCTACCGCCGGGTCCTCGGCGGTTATATGCATCTCCATTTCGGCTTTGCGCCGCAGGTGGCGAGTGAATTTATCAATTATTGCCTGGAGTAA
- a CDS encoding PAS domain S-box protein — MSITRRYISLILVASLLPILLVGVIGLFLMRNTASQMIDQGSQALLATEKEVVLQKARLSAMKISAFLKTYQDQVEAVRQSVSTGAGKTPLATPPALGKRYPADNALLPGYGYIHPEYGTYANWDMLAGKSSPLIRRAVVEKIRTDAAFRQRAIGLLEQIMPAAPLMEVFHSLHPDSIDLIWIVLTDGIDVTYPNDYAARLAAHPTFNELNEAQEDYVRLFDAEHNPQRKMQWMKPYRDAIKRAWMVSCVAPLYNGNTFIGTTGFDILLQSMTAQIQDLRLGDNGYALLLNGEGYPVALPAKAIDQFFGTTAIAASYQRLFTQTPGGTPQPEGEVAMIGDTCLPEMQGLAAAILGRASGVNVHPTASGPMVFASATVEETGWIMVTAMPLAEIKVPVARLLERSSEIFWEGGLWILALLAAVATTAALIGSYLGLKTTRPLHKLIADVDTIGRDGTWRQVSSGTDDEFQLLADSVNRMVATIQKSERNYRNIFNNVRETFFETSVDGMILDISPSVSTLSKGLYTREDLLGRPLKDFYAKAGDRAAFLERLMGEGNIADYEVQLKNRDGSIADCWLSARLLHNAEGRPSSIIGSLTDITERKKADLALRESEERFSKAFTLSPAPMVISDIETGRFIDANERWLRITGHTREETIGHTSYELGIWGNPEERARLGKRVKEQGSFHNEPICFRTKSGEIRDSLWSAETITLGGSAVMLSLVHDYTERKRAENALRDSESYNKVLFQDSHIPLAVLEPDTGRFIDCNQAAVRIYGFTHRDELLGKLPIDLSTPGQYDGDPSELAATRRIQEALDKGFAFFEWQHQRPNGEIWDTAVHLMPFIHRERVLIQLSLQDITGRKKAEAEGEKLQLQLIQSQKMDSIGRLAGGVAHDFNNMLSVILGHTQLAMLNMDAGQPLFARLKSIREAAERAADLTRQLLAFARKQTITLKVLDFNETVEGMLKMVQRLIGENITLSWLPGNKPGTIMMDPSQIDQILVNLCVNARDAIEGTGKIIIETGAITLDEAYCALHPGAVPGSYAQLVVSDTGCGMDAEELSHLFEPFYTTKDLGKGTGLGLATVYGIVKQNHGFINVYSEPGQGTTVRIYFPHCLEKATLVEGKDSGESAARGSETILLVEDGPTILDITKTMLEVQGYTVLAAATPDAAIRLAEEHAGAIDLLLTDVIMPQMNGRDLAEHLVTLYPAIKHMFMSGYTANVIAHQGVLNEDVHFIQKPFSMNNLAAGVRKALDAPARNRYNEPRLE, encoded by the coding sequence ATGTCAATCACCAGACGATATATCTCCCTTATCCTGGTCGCCAGCCTCTTGCCCATCCTCCTCGTCGGGGTCATCGGGCTTTTCCTCATGCGCAATACCGCTTCGCAGATGATCGACCAGGGTAGCCAAGCGCTGTTGGCAACGGAAAAGGAGGTCGTCCTGCAGAAGGCCAGGCTGAGCGCCATGAAGATCAGTGCCTTCCTCAAGACCTACCAGGATCAGGTGGAGGCCGTGCGGCAAAGCGTCAGCACGGGCGCCGGAAAAACGCCGCTGGCCACTCCCCCGGCCCTGGGCAAGCGTTACCCGGCTGACAACGCACTCCTTCCCGGCTACGGATACATCCACCCCGAATACGGTACCTATGCCAATTGGGATATGCTGGCGGGCAAGTCAAGCCCGCTCATCCGCCGCGCCGTAGTTGAGAAGATCCGCACCGATGCAGCCTTCCGGCAGCGGGCGATTGGCCTTCTTGAGCAGATCATGCCCGCCGCCCCTTTGATGGAGGTGTTCCACTCCCTCCATCCCGATAGTATCGATTTAATCTGGATCGTCCTCACCGACGGCATCGATGTCACCTATCCCAACGATTACGCGGCACGCTTGGCGGCACACCCCACCTTCAACGAACTGAACGAGGCGCAGGAGGACTATGTGCGGCTGTTCGATGCGGAGCACAATCCCCAGAGAAAGATGCAATGGATGAAGCCCTACCGGGACGCCATCAAACGTGCCTGGATGGTCAGCTGCGTCGCCCCACTGTATAACGGCAACACCTTCATCGGCACCACCGGCTTTGATATTCTCCTCCAGTCGATGACCGCACAGATCCAGGACCTGCGGCTCGGCGACAACGGCTACGCCCTGCTCCTTAATGGCGAAGGCTATCCTGTCGCCCTGCCCGCCAAGGCCATCGACCAGTTCTTCGGCACCACGGCGATTGCCGCGAGCTACCAGCGGCTCTTCACCCAAACGCCCGGCGGAACCCCCCAGCCGGAAGGCGAGGTCGCCATGATCGGTGACACCTGCCTGCCGGAGATGCAAGGGCTGGCCGCGGCTATCCTTGGCCGCGCCAGTGGCGTCAACGTCCACCCCACCGCCTCCGGGCCGATGGTCTTCGCCTCCGCCACCGTCGAGGAAACCGGCTGGATCATGGTCACCGCCATGCCCCTAGCGGAGATCAAGGTCCCGGTCGCCAGGCTCCTTGAACGCAGCAGTGAAATCTTCTGGGAAGGCGGCCTGTGGATCTTGGCCCTCCTCGCCGCAGTGGCCACAACCGCCGCCCTGATCGGCTCGTATCTCGGCCTGAAAACCACCCGCCCCCTGCACAAGCTGATCGCCGATGTCGACACCATCGGCCGTGACGGCACCTGGCGGCAAGTCTCCTCCGGCACCGATGATGAATTCCAGCTTCTCGCCGACAGCGTCAACAGGATGGTAGCAACCATCCAGAAGAGCGAACGCAACTACAGGAATATATTTAATAATGTCCGCGAGACATTTTTTGAGACAAGCGTTGACGGCATGATTCTTGACATCAGTCCATCGGTCAGCACCCTCTCCAAAGGACTCTACACCCGCGAGGACCTGCTGGGCAGACCGCTTAAGGACTTCTACGCCAAAGCCGGCGACCGCGCCGCCTTCCTGGAACGGCTGATGGGCGAGGGCAATATTGCCGATTATGAGGTACAGTTGAAAAATCGCGATGGCTCGATCGCAGATTGCTGGCTCTCGGCACGACTGCTGCACAACGCCGAAGGCAGGCCGTCATCGATCATCGGCAGCCTCACCGACATCACCGAGCGAAAAAAGGCCGATCTGGCCCTGCGCGAGAGCGAAGAGCGCTTTTCCAAGGCCTTCACCCTGTCACCCGCCCCAATGGTCATCTCCGATATCGAAACCGGCCGGTTTATCGACGCCAACGAACGATGGCTGCGTATCACCGGCCATACCCGGGAAGAAACCATCGGCCATACCTCGTATGAACTGGGAATCTGGGGTAACCCGGAAGAAAGGGCCCGCCTTGGAAAACGGGTGAAGGAGCAGGGTTCGTTTCATAATGAGCCGATCTGTTTCCGCACCAAATCCGGGGAAATACGCGACAGCCTGTGGTCGGCGGAAACTATCACCCTGGGCGGCTCGGCCGTCATGTTGTCGCTGGTCCACGATTACACCGAGAGAAAGCGGGCGGAGAATGCCCTGCGCGACAGCGAATCCTACAACAAGGTGCTGTTCCAAGATTCGCACATTCCTCTCGCCGTGCTGGAACCGGATACCGGTCGGTTCATAGATTGCAATCAGGCAGCTGTACGCATCTATGGCTTCACCCATCGCGACGAACTCCTCGGTAAACTGCCGATTGACCTCTCAACACCGGGGCAGTATGACGGCGATCCCTCGGAACTGGCCGCGACCAGGCGTATCCAAGAGGCACTCGACAAGGGCTTTGCCTTCTTTGAATGGCAGCACCAGAGGCCAAACGGCGAGATTTGGGACACAGCGGTGCACCTGATGCCCTTTATCCACCGGGAAAGGGTCCTCATTCAGCTCAGCCTGCAGGACATTACCGGGCGAAAAAAGGCGGAGGCGGAGGGGGAAAAACTGCAACTCCAGCTCATCCAGTCACAGAAGATGGACTCCATCGGCCGTCTGGCCGGCGGCGTGGCCCACGACTTCAACAACATGCTCAGCGTTATCCTAGGGCATACCCAGCTGGCCATGCTCAACATGGATGCCGGTCAACCACTATTCGCCCGGTTAAAGAGCATCCGTGAAGCGGCCGAACGCGCCGCCGACCTCACCCGCCAGCTCTTGGCCTTTGCCCGCAAGCAGACCATTACCCTGAAGGTCCTTGATTTTAATGAAACTGTCGAAGGAATGCTGAAAATGGTGCAGCGCCTCATAGGCGAAAACATCACCCTCTCCTGGCTGCCGGGCAATAAGCCGGGGACGATAATGATGGACCCGTCCCAGATCGATCAAATCCTCGTCAACCTCTGTGTCAACGCCCGAGACGCGATAGAAGGCACCGGCAAGATCATCATCGAAACTGGCGCCATCACCCTTGACGAAGCATACTGTGCCCTTCATCCGGGGGCAGTACCCGGCAGCTATGCCCAGCTTGTCGTCAGTGATACCGGTTGCGGCATGGATGCCGAAGAACTCTCGCACCTTTTCGAACCCTTTTACACAACCAAGGATCTGGGCAAGGGCACCGGCCTGGGACTGGCCACGGTCTACGGCATTGTCAAGCAGAACCACGGTTTTATCAATGTCTACAGTGAACCCGGCCAGGGAACCACCGTCAGAATCTATTTTCCCCATTGCTTGGAAAAGGCCACGCTCGTGGAGGGCAAAGATTCGGGAGAATCCGCCGCCCGCGGCAGCGAGACCATCCTTCTGGTGGAAGACGGCCCGACGATCCTTGATATAACCAAGACCATGCTTGAGGTACAGGGATATACGGTCCTGGCGGCCGCCACCCCCGATGCGGCCATTCGCCTGGCCGAAGAACATGCCGGTGCCATCGACCTGCTGCTCACCGACGTTATCATGCCGCAGATGAATGGCCGCGACCTAGCTGAGCATCTCGTAACCCTCTACCCCGCTATCAAGCACATGTTTATGTCCGGATATACCGCCAACGTCATCGCCCATCAGGGCGTTCTCAACGAAGACGTGCACTTTATTCAAAAACCATTTTCCATGAACAACCTGGCGGCAGGCGTGCGCAAGGCCCTGGATGCACCAGCCAGAAACAGATACAACGAGCCGCGACTAGAGTAG
- a CDS encoding precorrin-8X methylmutase, whose translation MAVQLQQVAPTEIEAESFKIISGEFGPHDFDEQTFRVIQRVIHATGDFSFKDSMRFAPGAIARGIQAIRDGKDILTDVTMVAAGISKVGLGKFGGKVICRVADPEIAALAATSKKTRSEVAIAESFGPNIGIIAIGNAPTALVQAIRNANACAPAPAPLIVGVPVGFVNAAESKALLVEENSCYITSLGRKGGSPVAAAIINALIKLAAE comes from the coding sequence ATGGCAGTGCAGCTGCAGCAGGTAGCACCCACGGAAATTGAGGCGGAGAGCTTTAAGATCATCAGTGGCGAATTCGGCCCCCACGACTTCGATGAACAGACCTTCCGGGTCATCCAGCGGGTCATCCACGCCACCGGTGATTTTTCCTTCAAGGACAGCATGCGCTTTGCCCCTGGGGCGATTGCCAGAGGCATCCAGGCGATCCGCGACGGCAAGGACATCCTCACCGACGTCACCATGGTGGCGGCTGGGATCAGCAAGGTCGGCCTCGGAAAATTTGGTGGTAAGGTCATCTGTCGGGTTGCCGATCCAGAGATTGCAGCCCTGGCTGCGACGAGCAAAAAAACCAGATCGGAGGTGGCGATTGCCGAGAGCTTTGGCCCTAATATCGGCATCATCGCCATCGGCAATGCCCCCACTGCCCTGGTTCAGGCGATCCGCAACGCCAATGCCTGCGCTCCGGCCCCCGCCCCGCTGATCGTCGGTGTGCCGGTGGGCTTTGTCAACGCCGCCGAATCAAAGGCCCTCCTCGTTGAAGAAAACTCCTGTTATATCACCAGTCTCGGCCGCAAGGGCGGCAGCCCGGTAGCGGCGGCGATCATCAACGCCTTGATCAAGCTGGCGGCGGAGTGA